taaataaacaaATCTTCGTGAagtaaacttgaaaatgtacaatgttAAGAAGTATTGTACAACCATTTATGGAATTActtagtttttgaaaaattaaataccaccGAAAAACTGAgatcttaattaaaataaattaatttagcaaATTTGTTGTTAtcgtgttataattattgtgaaatagTTTCATTTATGgctattgtttattaattattattgggtcaattccatattattatttatcaatttataaccgatattaatagcaataataaaattaataaacaacctGTGTAAGTTAAgaagcgtataatattatataaggggtaaatattacattacatttttagaaagaTTTtggtaatcatattataacagaattatattatttgtacctatattcttTACTCTACGGCACCTAGACGGCTATACCTACTTacacatatgatataatataattacataactataaactataataatcaagttataactaatattgaGACAtgtcatcgtaataatatataatagttaattagaCCATAGTTTCCACGGATTATTtcttaataagaaaatataaataggtacctaagtccgaaattatattagttgatacccaataggtacataaaataaataatgatttgcattgtaatttccatacttatttataatacgattataggTAACTTAAGTATTCAATATATAGACCGTGTAGTGTGACAttagaatattaaatgttgtattactGAACAGAAAAATTAGCAGTTGGTACTACAGTGTCgcttttgtattttgtaattgtatatttcgAGTATTTCGCAATTTGATATTGTTTTCGACATTTTCCAACCGTGGTAATCGTATAACTAGGAAATAGGTCGGGTTTTACCACTAATCGTTGGCCGCCTACGCGTTAACCGACTATACAATAAAACTATTACCCATTTCAGTGGTATatccaagggggggggggcgcaAAGCGGGCATCCCCCCCCCCATCGCCGTAGTTTccctttgttttacactgtgtttagccaatttcGTAGCCAATTTGTGTGCTTTTCGTACTTTTTCCCCCTCCATGCCACCcccaaaattaagccctggatccgccactgaccCATTTACCCATACGTGTATTTTGTATTCTTCTTCGAATTATTTTTCATgccggaataataataataaccccGATAAGCAGCCTATAAAAACACAAGCACGAAGTGTAAACACAggtagatttttataaaattggttATTGGTATATAAGAACATTACTGGTTATTGGTGTATCGGGTAGGTAGATATCGTTTAACCGTGTCGGCCTTCGACGTGTAGCGACTTAGAgaactaaaattatttgtagCAGTGAGAAAACttcaatatttatgaattataatcaatgataataatccATCATCCGTGAAATATTTTGTCCAATATAATGATCATTACCAGTAAGTTGTTCAGCATTTTTGAGTTCTGACTTTCTGCGGCATTGTTAGACATCGtttgttataaattttgttttatatttttattagtatcttaatttgtttgtttacgtcttgttgattaatattttgtctTGACGGACACAAACCTCAACATTCGACGAGATAATAAGTTtggatgatttaaaaaataaactatgtatacatttactgtcattatgttgttaaatttgttcGGGTTTCACTGTTTGGGAGTGATGTGGGGAGAGGGAGCTAAACACCTCACAGgtctgtgtattattatttatttcattcctctcctaaacaaatttataaatatgccaCTGGTACTTGAAAagttatttatcaaaaatatattatttaatccacATTTCACACATTTGATAATTTACATGAAAAATTACAACAGTTATAATATTGccacttgaaaaataatattataatgaaatcaaaatttgtttccgtttcatttatatcatatgtatgcccattattttgtatacgttAATACAAACATAGTAAACTTTTGTCAGTGGGTAAGCAGTcagaataaaaattgtatccTATTAAAAAAGGGAATACAtacttatttacaaatatttctaACTTTcagtaaaagtataaaacctaTTGCCTattgattttgtataaattaaatttacaaaaattgtagacaactttttttttttatttataatactttcaaTTCAGTCGATAAGAGTAGATTTTATTTCCACATCGTGAACACACAATTTATCTGCTTCTAATGTTGATTCTTCGGGCTTCGTAACTGAAAAcaaaacaagtaaaataaaactactTGCGGTATATTCATGAAGTATAACAAACTAGAACTGTCAACCCATTTGTCCTGTTGATTGGATGGGGTTATGGCTATTGGCTTTATAAGTCTTTTTGAAAAATGGTTTTCCATCAATAATGTCGCATCTGGTttaactaaaagaaaaatacataacaatttacagttaaataatattgagccatgtttacattttatattattatttaatttaattttttatttgcaatatattttttgtattaaaaaaaatatcgtacgAAATAACGGGTAAAGTATTAGgcacagcataatataatatttagaaatattgtGCTTGGTTTGACGTTGTAACAAGTATAACTGCTAtttgtaatcaaataatataattatttttttcaacagtttaaacgaaaatattatttacaatggaaaatgtatattttttaaattaattcaaacggTCATAAATCAtcattataagaataaaatataataaaagatacaacaaatttattttatttttatttaaatgtttatttatttattttaattttaaactattcaaaaataatggtttttttaaaaaaaaatagtacctacttatttttatattattatggttttaaataaattgttaaataaaaaaattactattatgaTTCGAGATGTTGGCTTGATTATTTGCTGACGGACTTTGTGGCCCATTAATAGAACAAAGTGATTTccttaaaaaaacaacacattttttttttaaagtgttttcatattttagaaaactttAATTGTTACATTGTTTTTATCTCGTGAATCGTCTTTACTTCTTTAAGAATTTGCTGGTGTAATATTTTCTCTTGATGGttttcagtaggtataatatttaaaccttTTAATTCAGGACGATGGAGATTGAAAAATGAGTTTCTCTTCTGCTCAAAAGTTGTAATAAgcattaataacatataataaattcaaatttagacAGTAAttcctataatacctatatctaattattattataaatattagtcaatatggttataatacctatggtaattttatcttaatgtttaagtataatattttatcattgatctTTTTCACTGTGATCAAAAACAATGtacttaaatgataaattacaaaaacaaaacagaTACCGATAGTATAGGATAATTATCCACTCAATGCACGTTTCGCTGATCTCAGTACTAAATAATGTTGGAATtaaatcaacaaataatatgataaattatccaATTATTGTTAAGATATAGTATTATAAGGGGAGTtcggacatttaaaaaaaaattttcaaataggtaaataatattgagaaaattaaaatattaccattaaGTGGTACCTATTCAAAATACCATTTACATACCagttcaaccccccccccccctcacggtatattttattatagatgtATAGGTTGTATAcacataacatataattttttttatataacccCTCATTAAAAATATCAGTGTACGCAGGGGCAGTGGAAATTTTTTTTGGCCCGGGAAATATGAATCAAACTAGCCCTTGAACCGCAAATATCACTTTTTTTACACCACCCAACCCAATCAACATTTACAGAAAATAtccttaaatattttgtaatcaatataaatctaaatattaacgttttGTATAGGTAGTAATTAAAAGTTAgttacattttctaaaaattttatgaaaatacattttattatatttcttgtcttaatattttatattgtctttactgtataataacacaattttattcacaaatcacaatcaTTAATGGGTTTACACGTGCATGTTTGTTGTGGCACCATCATCTACGAGCCAGCTCGCCAGTAATGTTGGAATATTCCAACTTTTATTTTCACTTGCGTGCCAGAACATGTTTACACCTCACTGGCGCCTCAATTTGCATGGGTAAACATGCACGTGTAAACCTAGCTTAAATTATCTAatagctattaaaatataatataggctatgattttatattaatatgattttttttttttaccaacacaTTTAAATGCCAATTattgcattaatatttattaatttaagtacatATTCACTTATGATCTCAAACATTGTAATGATATTTCTATgcgaattttattaaaaatatttatttattttttgttatcatatatagttataatgagGCCCACAGAATAACCAGCCCACCGGAAAGATTCCCGATTTCCTGATTGGCCTATCCGCCCCTGTGTGTACGCCACTGGAATATACGATGTACCGTGTATAGATGTActaatattagataggtaggtatcaaaataattaacctgtattattacataattatctaTGATTATTACAATATCTGTATCATTTTGTTTTCAGAGCTTTCTGTATAATACAGTTAAACTTTAAAGCTCAAAAAGAGTGTCGTTTTATAtggctataattatttttaaaaggctattaaaataatatacgcaatAGAAATATCCTCATATCACAATAGTGAGTATACATTtctattttagaattaatattattctatacgttttacataaataatttaatcaaccatatattataaaagtggaTCGCGGATTTTAGTATAATCAAATACCGAAGTAATATGGCGTAGCTAGGTATTTGAATCAAAAGGTGTTCTATGTGAACATCAATCAACCTTTATTGAAGTATACCTAGTGTATTATATAAGTCAGTGGGGCACCGCACCGAAATGGGTGGACTCCATCCGATAAGTTAATAagacatttaaatacaattttatcaaccCTCGTAGatagcaaataataattaatattataggtacgtattaactattaacataattcatattataatttataatatttaaatttatgttaataaaaagaAAGTAATTCTTGATTGGACCcctcaatacaaaaaaaaagttgccATGTCGCTGATAAAAGTCTGCTTTGTGTAGTCTATTTATTAgccattaagtacctacatatttatatcaagtgaaaaatttacaattacaatttcCTTTAGTGTAATACCTAatactgtacctacctaatgatctaataaattcaaaagaaaaaaaattgaacattatgatttattaatattaattctgtAAATATATGTACACCTCAAGTCAGTAACCTCATTTCTGTAATACCTCGCTGGTCTAACACCCGCTATAGTGGTTAATCCGACAACCTCAGTAATCCAAGTACCCAACACTTTAATTTCGCTTCCTCATTATCATAtagcctatatagtatataaaataagtgGCATTTGTTAATTTGACTTTACAACATACTCAAAGACCAAAGTACCTATATTCAGATATTCTGGTTTGGAAACAAAAATGACCAAAAagttacaaactaaaaaaaaaatcatacgtTATTGCAGctacgtttataaattataacctaaACAAACATAAGTAAGTACTTAGGGTAGATAGACTAGCGAAGTCTTACTGTTGCCTATACTTAATACGAATATCATAAGTAATGCATtattcatagttcaaaataaaataatatattatatgagtgtaaatttgtaatggtgtacgtaaattactttattatgtataatattttatatataatgatataatagatGGTACAAAATACGAATATTaactttaacaatattatttaatacattcaatattattatctttggataattaatttaatgtagattattaaattttacaaggCTACAGTTATTTATACACTTTATTTGATCATAGTcacaagacataatattatttttgccgTGCTCATTCATTTATTGGTGTCATAAATAAACAACGATAcgaaaatataaagttatttacTTCTTCTGCCCACCATAATCTCGTGATCTTCCACGGAAATATGCTCTCTGCGGGAACAATCATCAGCCGACTATATTGCACTAATGCACCGTGGGTATACACTGTAAGTATACTGTGCAGGGAACTTAAACAATGCAAGTAGGTACCCCGACTCAACAAGTAACTTATTGtctaagaaaaaataataatcctacTCCCAAGCATACAAATGTCACCCAACAACCttctcataaaataaaaacgtgcctataatatacactatacagccaCTTATGATAATCGTGCCAATCAAAATTACACTGTTTTCTCTAATctgacataaataatattataatgtcgagCTTCTAGAAAACTTCAAGTCTAGACGCTCCAGTTGCGTGCCTATACCTtattggtgtgtgtgtgtgtgtgttgggggggggggggggggggggtgaaaaataattgatatgttattcattgttatttataagttatataattacTTTGAATACTTTATTTAAACGGATTTAGCATTAGATAATTTTGTAACTTCACATTGTATGTCTATGTACATGTGTAATGTTTTAAAAGGacaaaacttttataaaataagaaataataagaagaagaagaaattgAAGCATCTCTGTTGTAAGtatagttacctattatgttaaataatattcaggTCCCCTTCACATTTTAAAAACCTGGGCACCCACTGCAAGTCTCTTATAAATCTTTTATTAGCTCTACTGAGAAAAGCTTATttcagttaaattaataaataaaaaaatataccaccaaattttttattatttttaaaatgtaatgccaatgacataaaaaaagacataatataaatgagCTCCAACGTACTTATTTAAACGTGTTGACAATGCATTTATCGCTGAAACACacttgacaaaaaaatttctttttccTGATTACAAATTAATGTAGGGACTATGATCTACGATTTACGGAATGAaacaaataaagaaaatgtacattatgtataaaataataagcaataataattaatattatcaaacataacAAATCTATATCATTATTTTGCCTTAGTGACATTTTAGCATATACCTACCAAGGTATCgagtttcaaaaattattaatattattaaaataactttacttTGATAACATATTCTTTAGATCTCATATTTCGTACAGAGATTGTAGCTAGtccattaattattaacttttgattaatttttagttcTGTGCCATCATACAACGGCACAATTTTCGGAATTGATTCAGTTATCATTTCTTTCTGCTAACAAGTTATAAGTTAAGTAAATGAAATCAATTcagaaactttaaaataataattatattaaatgtataagataATGACATATTCATTGTCTTAAAATGCCTACTATACTTATAAAtcaaagataatatattatatatttatatatattattacggtataaatctaaattgaaaattgtaatgtttttttttttttttttaaattacttataaattatttctacaTCGAAAATTATACTTCACGATATTACTTGATTATGATAGTCAGTATTATATAAGTCATTTTCTGTAGATAAATTGCTTTTTCCTTTTTTAGCACGTAAGATCGTTCCCATAATTCTAAATACCTACTTcgttataaaacaatttgtgtTTGTAGTTTAAATTAGAAACAGTTTGTGACAACTgcagattttaatattttgtaaacaaatatttttcgtaactaaagaaataaaaaatatagaaaatggcTAGGTAaccagaataatattatgtttcattaaaacttaaaaaattattcaattatttgtaaaacCAGTAAAAACATCGGTACCATCGAccgattataattttaatccattattttgatttagttTTTACATAGAATATAGAATATCGAATAAATCAAATATGCTTTGCctgataaaatatgttctaaCTATAACCAGAAACAATAATGAAACTTTCTGCCACACTTGTTTTAGTGCCCGTACaactaaaactataaattcTAATACACAATACAGTATTACACTATACCTAGTCTAtactatttgttattacttattaaaatcgaattattaactaatttgcTACTGCACATTTCATATTTGTCACTGCATATAGAGTGTGCTACACTGCTACTGCACACAATTTTAGGCCCTGcagttattaacttataatcaGTACGTTAgctaaatataatgataaatgtatacagtatacatttatttattaattattacaaatatgtagatataataatatgtattatgtacgtatGTCAATATGCAAATatgtttacacattttaaaaacaaaatataggtacagatGTACAGTAATAATAGTTCATTATTAGGTACACCATAGTATTAAATACTAACGTAAATTGACTCCTAAAATGtaaaacctataaattataagtggcggaaattaatatagttttatagttagTTTATGGATTACGGATAAaacaagtatataggtacttatctattaatgattaggtacctataatatttggtACCTTTTACTTAACCTGtccggacccccccccccctgaaaaaATTTCTGGATACGGCCTTGACCGTCTTAACCCATTAAGACTCAGTGGTTTTCAAACGGCAGGGTGCCGCGGTCTTTCGGAAAGTTCAACTATTCGtccaagaaaaaaattataaaaatataattaataagaatttgTTAGCCCATCAAGCACacatattttctaattaaatgtacttacataattataatttaaaacaattttgttcatCTAATTATTTAGTGCAAATAAAAAAGTCACTGTGCCGTGAAAATTTTTTGAGGAGCACGATGTGCCGTGCttaataaaagtttgaaaaccactgCAACCACTTAATGATTGAGTATTATAGgcaatagtacataatataatgcatagatataggtacagatATAGATAACGAGCGATTACAGTGCACTACAATTGTATTACCAAATGTATAGCTatatatgtagtaggtacatatttgaGTGTGCCGTAAGAgcctaataatattgtctatacaattaaactattataacctATGAGGTATACttgtgttttgttattaaatattccaACTCGCTAACTCCATATTTCCAACTTGTAGGTACGTTCACGGTTACGCATAACTATATAAGGTATAAACACGATTAAATAGATTGTTACCAATTAGTAAGATAGTTATTTTAGATACAATCTTTAATCATGGCATCGTGCTCATAAccatattgattaaatatttatatttaattaatggcATAACAtgacaacatttaaatttgattttaaacgtAGTACCTTGTAgtttgtacctattaattaataaacctaccgtatactatattttatactataacaaataccattataatatcgaAATTAAACAATACTACGTTAATGTTTGACCATCGaggtattttaaatgtatataaccGTATCATTCCATACAATTTACAAAGCACGTATCAAAATGACAAATTACTGCAACAAATTGTTTGatcttaattattttgaaaaaaatattatcctcaCATTTCAGTAATCGGTATTATTCTTACAAAGTCAAGTGAGGAATGCTGAATTATATTTCTTGCAAATTTTGAAATACGAAAGTAAATGCAGTAATGCTTAGAAGATAccttaaagataaaaaaaaacttcagcCAAATATGAACTGTAAGACTATAACGCcttcttaaattaatttctgaatAAAAGCTTTTAGGTTTCAATATGAAACTTTGCTCGTGGCGACTGTTGACTGTAAAACATCATTCGCTACAATTTTGTTCCGTAATTttcttaaataggtatttataaaattgtccaCCGATTActtccatttaaaaatatatttctcaagaaaataaaactgtCTTCAAacaaaccataaaaataattacttaaataaatcgTTATCTACGGCAACTCTGGTCCTTATCCACTTTGTGATTAATATGATTAACAAAATCAGCAAAGCACACCATGGAagacattatataatttatttacagtagACCTACTACAGTTCAGTTGCACTAAACTAGCCACATTAACCAATGACACACCAATAACTTCATTCAGCTCTGACATAAACTATGCAACAAAAAATCTCTTAGACCaaataacaaaactaaaaaaatggtttaattataaaattaaaataaatgaaaggATATTGCAATCTACGCATATCACCTTCAGCccttggtttttatttataatctatattaataaatataataagtaaatttgaccatgaagacaaaaaaaaattacaagagaAACGTGAGTAGAGGAAATATTCAGTGATATTactcaaaaatatgtaaaaaaaaaagtagtgacaacatacctattacctaatacctaatcTAGTCTGagttaaaaactttattttttttttttacataaattagatgtgaataataattaggttAAAAGGTCCCTGGactattttctttttagtaGACGTGTTGTATCGGAAAGGCCTAGGGaggaaaaatttgaataatttgtttattaatgacaaaataatCCTTATGgccatgacaaaatatatcatttgtCATGCTTATGGCTACTTATGTTAAGTACTTAGGTCTCCACCTAGACAAAAGAATTATTTAGGAACccacataaaaacaaataggaAATTCTTAATTTCAAACCTCTgcaaactttataaattaagaaattaaaaatctcttttatcaaaatactaatatataacaattaatactaCTTGCTATGACTTATACGGCATTCAACTCTGCAGGAGAACCATAAACATTTCaaacctaaacatattttaatcctTTCAATCAGTAAATCTTCGACTCTTCACAATTATAAATGCCCTCTGGTAAGTCAGCAATAAAACCGTACACCGTGAcctactttcaaaataaacaaaaaaatgttgtaaattttgattatgtttaaatcgttttgaaacaatatttagagaaatcgatatgtcattccctcaaaaatattattctctatctttttgtaatgagtgattttacacAAGAgtgggctagagagagaaaacaaatagtgcgctgacatcctcttgacacaaaatatataatgatgttCCATTTATTGCTTTAAAAAACAAACCATAGTGTATCAATACGCTGTCTGAGTAGAACTCTctcaattttggttctagagtaaaaatacacattgtaaaatttaattatgaaaatatttctgAGTACAATAGTCGTTgcgtttttttccattatactcaatataacgttcattatatggtttagaaatataaaaaatatcaacattttttaaaatacctctaaatttttaaaaaaaaaactcaacgtCTTTCCCTCCAAAATAtcgtcatattttaattttattataggtgtTTTTATTCTAACACCAAAATTGAACGAGTTCTAgtcagactgcgtaaacgcgttttgtctgtGTCGTACGTGTGCAAGACGGAAACGACAATAATATGCTGGTGTGACGTCCACTTAAACATTTTTGGTACCGTAaccattaaactattaattaacatACAGTTTTATCATGGACTAAGTTACTCTACGAGTTATATCCTATTCCTATATccagtataatgtatataggttaggttatagatataggtataggtataggtataggtatagatatagatataggtactctATTCACACATTAAgttattaagatatattataatattataccagtaTATCACACTTCACATTAATATATCTTTATTCGGGAGCTTAATATAAGTGGCCGTAAGCGTAACATATAAACAAAGACACTCAGGATTTTTAGGAAGAAAAATTCAATACGAAAAGTTAAGTACGGCGTACCGACTCGTATCGAGCTTCAAAGTCTGTACCTACGTATCCCACGTGTAACTTCTTGAACACTGAATAATGAACTCGTAAACCTAttaactaatagttattagttattacttattatagttaataggtctatggATTTAACGTACAATAGTGTTCAATTATTATCGGCCTCCATAGGACATATAGCGCTCCCGGTGGTTATGACTGCCTGTGGTAAAATGTTCAATCAAGTTTTCAAACAAGACGTGACGACACCTTATCAATATACCTTGGTCCGACAGGAGCGTTTAAATACAGGAATGCACCGCTCATggtgcgcatgcgcaatatgGTATCGTCTGCATAACATAGATATTAGATAACATGTTGATTATTGATTATCAGTGATTTAAGCGGCAaactaaaattttgaataaatacgaTATTATGGTGTGGTATTCAAAACTTACCAATTCTTACCCAAACAGGTTTTAGCTATCTTTATGatgctattttatttaaggTCACTGGTAAAACACATTTTACCTGACACAGTAACACGCTTATGACATAGGAATTTAGAGTATTTAGACATGTTCTATTTCCAACACATTGATTGAAGTAAGATAATAAAAACGTAATAGGTGGGAATTTCTGAATATGATATACTAAAATTCCATTTATATTAGTTAGTGTAAAACTTTTTTGTActttacgatatattatatctttttacaaatattactattgactaaaactattatatttctatattattaaaaaatgttgtacctacCATAGACTAAATGTACCAAATTGTATCAGTATAActcagttaaaacttaaaatatactaaattcgcaaattgcaatattaataattttatttaagttcaataggtataatatcacattatcagttatcactgaG
Above is a window of Metopolophium dirhodum isolate CAU chromosome 3, ASM1992520v1, whole genome shotgun sequence DNA encoding:
- the LOC132940950 gene encoding uncharacterized protein LOC132940950: MGTILRAKKGKSNLSTENDLYNTDYHNQQKEMITESIPKIVPLYDGTELKINQKLIINGLATISVRNMRSKEYVIKKRNSFFNLHRPELKGLNIIPTENHQEKILHQQILKEVKTIHEIKTMKSLCSINGPQSPSANNQANISNHNIKPDATLLMENHFSKRLIKPIAITPSNQQDKWVDSSITKPEESTLEADKLCVHDVEIKSTLID